A portion of the Stigmatella aurantiaca DW4/3-1 genome contains these proteins:
- a CDS encoding serine/threonine protein kinase, with product MFADFDPLDLKPGQMVSDWRIVRRIGSGGYAVVYEVERDGERFALKVACQTERSSDPRQTDARARREVACLQQLSHRNIIRMLTSGRWPHARSGFHYIVLDFVDGYTLARWVERTNPTPHEVVVLFLKLFDALEHMHAKRVLHRDLSLRNIMVTKDGEPVIIDFGAADYATAEDLTDGPLPPGTPRNRSPEAQSFWDENRLKHGARYTFKETDDIFALGANLYDVLTDPTPERSERRPVLNSMLLMPPTPYRATKGRVPGELSAYAMKLIHRDLEVRPATAKDARRLLADLERYEGAEWRELPIHPASSQLPPEPPAAEPLPVEARQPEGPQEPIPSHPFPVQAGSADAAPVPSAAAGGPVQHIPRRAWLRPVVLGALALSVFAAVVAAFALHRPAQPEPPAVARSASAEQPPASSTPAEKPTSRPERLASPLPTQKEASLSVKLPDNSPTLTNGVPDPQQVQKASGRRALIKKCAALVASVAWLEAGCTGVQTRPDPEPCPEEAVKAMRKELGWSVGYQYSGPGILLDVTKGTYEEQREQPTTVWKDGPVTGALIRAEGKAPAGMRVDGHLWTTGDRIYGRYVRAHLPGGRTVPICLELANQGELGSTLEEGSKPGAPVASKVSGTVAVERWR from the coding sequence ATGTTCGCGGATTTTGATCCCTTGGACTTGAAGCCCGGCCAGATGGTGAGCGACTGGCGCATCGTTCGACGCATCGGGAGCGGCGGTTATGCCGTCGTCTACGAGGTGGAGAGGGACGGCGAGCGCTTCGCGCTCAAGGTGGCCTGTCAGACAGAGCGCAGCAGTGATCCGAGGCAAACGGACGCGCGCGCGCGGCGCGAGGTGGCGTGCCTCCAGCAACTCAGCCACCGGAACATTATCCGCATGTTGACGAGTGGCCGGTGGCCGCATGCGCGCTCTGGCTTCCACTACATCGTTCTAGATTTCGTGGACGGCTACACGCTCGCCCGCTGGGTCGAGCGGACTAACCCGACGCCGCATGAAGTCGTCGTCCTGTTTCTCAAGCTGTTTGACGCCCTGGAGCACATGCACGCGAAAAGGGTGCTCCATCGGGATTTGAGCCTGAGAAACATCATGGTCACCAAGGATGGCGAGCCGGTGATCATCGACTTTGGAGCGGCGGACTATGCGACCGCTGAAGATTTGACCGACGGGCCGCTACCCCCAGGAACGCCGCGCAACCGCAGCCCCGAAGCTCAAAGCTTCTGGGATGAAAACCGCCTCAAGCACGGGGCCCGTTACACGTTCAAGGAAACGGACGATATTTTCGCGCTCGGGGCCAACCTCTACGACGTGCTGACGGACCCGACACCGGAACGCAGCGAGCGGCGGCCCGTGCTCAATAGCATGTTGCTGATGCCGCCCACCCCGTATCGGGCAACCAAGGGGCGCGTTCCAGGGGAGTTGAGCGCCTACGCGATGAAGCTGATCCATCGTGACCTGGAGGTGCGGCCTGCGACCGCGAAGGATGCGCGGCGCCTGCTGGCGGACTTGGAGCGCTACGAGGGCGCCGAGTGGCGAGAGCTCCCCATTCACCCGGCATCCTCGCAGCTACCGCCAGAGCCCCCGGCAGCGGAGCCCTTGCCAGTGGAAGCGCGACAACCCGAGGGCCCGCAGGAGCCGATCCCTTCCCATCCGTTCCCGGTGCAGGCGGGGTCAGCGGATGCGGCGCCCGTGCCTTCTGCTGCGGCGGGGGGGCCTGTGCAGCACATCCCGCGCCGTGCGTGGCTGCGTCCGGTGGTCCTCGGGGCGTTGGCGCTCTCTGTCTTTGCGGCTGTCGTGGCCGCATTCGCGCTGCATAGGCCAGCGCAACCGGAACCGCCCGCCGTGGCTAGGAGCGCATCAGCAGAGCAGCCCCCAGCCTCAAGCACTCCGGCCGAAAAGCCGACAAGCCGCCCCGAACGGTTAGCCTCGCCTCTCCCTACCCAGAAGGAGGCGAGCCTGTCCGTGAAGCTGCCCGACAACTCCCCAACGCTCACCAACGGCGTACCCGACCCGCAGCAGGTCCAGAAGGCCAGCGGGCGGCGCGCGCTCATCAAGAAGTGCGCGGCGCTCGTGGCCTCCGTCGCATGGCTTGAGGCGGGCTGCACTGGCGTGCAGACGCGCCCGGATCCCGAGCCGTGTCCCGAGGAAGCCGTTAAGGCGATGCGGAAAGAGCTAGGGTGGTCAGTGGGCTACCAATACTCCGGGCCCGGCATCCTGCTGGACGTGACCAAGGGGACCTACGAGGAGCAACGCGAGCAACCCACGACCGTTTGGAAGGATGGGCCCGTTACGGGGGCACTGATCAGGGCGGAAGGCAAGGCGCCTGCGGGGATGAGGGTAGATGGGCATCTGTGGACGACGGGAGATCGCATCTATGGACGATACGTCCGTGCCCACCTTCCAGGCGGGCGCACCGTGCCGATCTGCCTCGAACTGGCGAACCAGGGCGAATTGGGCTCGACCCTGGAAGAGGGCTCTAAGCCCGGCGCCCCTGTGGCCTCCAAGGTGTCCGGGACGGTAGCCGTTGAGCGGTGGAGGTGA